Genomic DNA from Streptomyces sp. NBC_01571:
CTCGTCCGGGCAGCAAGCACCATCTGATCACCGACCGGCACGGAACACCTCTGTCCGTGTCCCTGACCGGCGGGAACCGTCACGACGTCACCCAGTTGATCCCGCTGCTGGACGCGATACCGCACATCCGCGGTGCTCGCGGGCGACCCCGCCACCGGCCCAAGCGCCTGTTCGGCGACCGTGGTTACGACTACGACAAGTACCGCCGCCTGATCAGGGCCCGAGGCATCACACCCAAAGTAGCCCGCAAAGGCACTGCCCACGGCTCCGGCTTGGGGAAGACCCGGTGGGTGGTCGAGCGGACCTTCGCATGGCTCCACCAGTTCAAACGCCTACGGATCCGCTACGAAGTACGCGCCGATCTCCACCTCGGTCTACTCCAACTCGCCTGCAGCATCATCTGCCTACGCCGACTCCGAACGTCGCCCTGAACTGGTCGGTTGAGGAAGAATGCACCTTGGTGCCGGGAGCCGTGACAGGCTCACCGGATGGATCACACATTCGACGCTCCGCCCGCTGACCGAGAGCTTCTCGACTTCGCTGTCGGCTTGGCCACGCGGGCTGGCCAGGTGTCTGCGCAGGGCTTCTTCGGAGAGTGGGGAAGTCGCCGCAAGGAAGACGGCAGCGAGGTCACCGAGATCGACCTCGCAGTCGAAGAGCTGGTCCGAGACGAGCTGGCCCGCCGTATGCCCGAGGACGCCATCTACGGCGAGGAGAGGGGCTCGACCGCCGGGGTGTCCGGGAGACGATGGATCATCGACCCCATCAACGGCACCACATCGTTCACTCGCCGGTGGCCGCTGTTCTCGAACGACATCGCCTACGAGGACGAGTACGGTCCCGCTGTCGGGGTGATCAACATGCCTATGAGCCGACAGATGGTCGTGGCCGGGCGGGACCTGGGCTGTTGGGTGCTGACCGGGGAGAGCCCGGACCTGAAGTCGGGCCACCGCGCCCGAGTCACCGAGCGGACCAGCGCGGGCGGAGCGAGGACTCAGGCACTCAACCCGGCCGGCTGGCCGGAGGAACTCCTCACCGCTCTCCACCGTCAGGTGTTCCTGATGGCGTCGATGGGCTGCATCGTTGACCTCGTCACCGGCCGCGCGGACGCCGTCGTGATCGCCGGCCCACCCATGGGTTACGAGGACGTGGCACCCATGCCCATCATCGTTTCGGAGGCTGGCGGCCGGGTGACGGACCTAGGCGGCGGGCCCGTACTGGAGGGCGACATGACGGTGCTGGCCACCAACGGCCTACTCCACGAAGCGATCCTGGACCTGGTTGAAGGCCTGCCGCGCAGCCGCGACCTGTACGCCCTCGACGACGGCGTGTAACTCGACAGGGTGCCGACGCTGAAGTTCATTCTGAAATGGTCAGTAAAGAGCGTTTTGTCCCGGTGAGGTTGTTTGGTGGCTGTTCACCGGGTGTTGCGCGACGCGTTGGATGAGTACGACGGCGTCACTGTCGTTGATGACGTGCGGATGTGGAATGACCCCTGCGGCCGTAGGCCGCAGGGGTCATTGGTGTTCACGGTGTCGGCTTCGTCCTCATGGTGTCGGGATGGAGAGCGGCGGTCCATGGCTTGGTTCCGTGGAGGGAGCCGGTGTCCTGGCGGGGAGGGGCGGCTGGAAGACTGGATGCCTGTGACACATTCTGATCTTGCTCGCCGTATCCATGCTGCCTCTCACCTGACGGGGCGTTTCACGCTTCGGTCCGGACGTACTGCCACGGAGTACTTCGACAAGTACCGGTTCGAGGGTGACCCGGTCCTGCTGGATGAGATCGCCCGGCAGATGGTTCCGCTGGTGCCCTCTGGCACCGAGGTCCTGGCCGGCCTGGAGATGGGCGGCATCCCGGTGGTGACCGCGCTCGGCCGACACACGGGTCTGCCCTGCGCGTTCGTGCGCAAGCAGGCCAAGCCGTATGGCACCTGCCGTCTCGCCGAAGGCGCCGAGGTCGAGGGCCGTCGGGTTCTGGTCGTTGAGGATGTGGTCACCAGCGGCGGACAGATCGTGCTGTCGACCGCTGACCTGCGTGGTCTGGGGGCCCAGGTTTTTGAGGCTCTGTGCGTGATTGACCGTGAGCAAGGCGGCGCCGATGCCCTCGCGGCCGAGGGCATCGGGCTGTTGTCGCTACTGACGGCCGGAGATCTGCGGGCCGCTGCCGCCTGATCGGCGGGTGGTCACTCTGTTGCGTGTGTCTCGGTGATGGCGAGTCGGGTGGAGGACTCGTCGACGATGCTCTTCTCGTCGGCGAACGCGGCGATGAGGGACTGCAGGGCGATGTTGTTGACCGAGCGGGGCAGCCCGCGGCTGGTGAGATGGATCAGGTCGACCGCGTCGTCGGAGAACAGCGGGTCCGACCGGCCGGCGATCGTCAGATGGTGCTTGATGTAGCTGGCGGTCTCCTCCTTGTTCATGGTCGGCATCTGGTAGCTGATCGCGATCCGCTGGTCCAGGGCCGCCAGGACGCCGTGCTTCATCCGCTTCCGCAGCGTGGGCTGCCCGATCAGCAACACCGCGAACGGCGTCGTGGAGTCCATGTCGTAGTTCGTGAGCATGCGGATCGCGTCCAGCTCATGGTGATCGAGGAGGTGCGACTCGTCGATGACGACCGCGGGAGTGCGTCCGCGCTCGTCGACCTCCGCGGCCAGCGCGGCGGACGCCTGAGCTGCGAGAGCCGCGGACTGGTATTTCGGGGTGCCGCCCAGGCTGGTGACGATGCGGTCATAGAGGCCGCGCATGCCGACCTCCGGGTTGGGCTGGTAGATCACGGTGAAGCGGGCCGGATCCAGCGAGGAGACGGCGCCCTTGAGGGCGACGGTCTTGCCCGCGCCGACCTCGCCGGTGACCACGCCGATCGCCTTGTTGTTGATGCACCAGGCGATGCGGGCCGCAGCCTCCCGGTGAGAATTGTGCTGGTGAAGCATCGAGGGGGCCAGGTCCCTTCCGAAGGGGACGCGGGTGAATCCGTAGTAGCCCTGGACACGGTCGATCAAGGAATCCTCCTCGGGCAGGGACAGAACTCCGCCTGGACGGCGGCCAGTTCGGCCGATTCATCGGCCGCGGCCCGCTGCCCGGTCCGGACGGCGAGTCGGACCGCGCGGAAAGCGGTGCGGACGGCGGGAGTTTCGAGGGGGCCGGCGTCCTGTTCGGCCCGGCGGCAGCAGACCTCCGCCAGCGTCAAGGCCCGGTCGGCCAGCTCGCGGGGCGTGAGCATGAACAGGTCGGGTTCGGGGTCGAAGTACAGCTCTGCTGCTCGGGTCGGCTTCACTGCCGGCCCCGTGAATCGTCCATCAGGGACGAGTAGTTGATGCCCTTGGCGGTGTTCGCGGTGTGCGCCTCGTCGAGGATCCTGAGGTAGTCGATCCCGGTCGACGGCGCCGGCTCGGCCGGCGTCTCCGGGCTCGCCTTGGGGTGGGCATGGCGGCCGACGTGGTGCGGGACCGCCTTGCCCAGGGCCTTGCCCAAGGCCCGCACCTCGATGTCGGTCAGGTCGAACGGGTCGAAGACCAGCTCGATCCTCATCCCGGCCAGCGACGGATCGACCTCGTAGGAGTTGCCGTGCAGGCTGACCGTCGCCGTCTTCGTCACGGTGCGGAACTCCGACCACAAGAACGCCTCCCGCAGATCCGCCGTGGACGGCAGCGGCAGCGGCTTGGGAATCGAAGAAAGCCAGCGTTCGATCGGCGGCTGTCCCGTCTCCGAGTGCACCGCACGGTGATAGACCGTCTCCACCCAGGCGGTGAACAGCCTGTTCAGCTCGGTGAAATGTTCGATCTGACCGACACGTTCCTCGTCGAGTTCGACGAGGAACTGATCCCTCACGGTCCTAAAAAATCGTTCGATTTTGCCCCGGCCCTGCGGCCGTCCCGGACGGGAGTGGGTCAGCCGGATCGCCAACGACGCGCAGGCCCGCAACAACCATGTGTCGACGAAGGCACTCCCGTTGTCAACGTAGATCGACCCCGGGACCCCGCGGGCCGACAGCGCCGGCCGCAGCGCGGCCGCGAGGCGGACGGTGTCCTCGGCGAACCCGAACCGGTGCCCCACGATCGCCCGGCTGTGATCGTCAATGAAGGCGAAGAGATACGTCTTCCTGCCGCCGATCTTCGGCCCGTGCAGGGCGTCCCCCGTCCACAGTTCGTTGGCGCGGGTCGCCTCGAACCGGCCGAACACGCTCGTCTCGCCCCCGCCGGTGCCGGTCAGCCCGGCGTTGACGAAGTGCCGCTGCAGCGTGCGCTCGGTCGGCGACCAGCCCTGCGTGGTCCGCAGGATCCGCTGGATCTGCGCGGCCGTCCGGCCAGGGTTCTCCCGCTTCAGCGCGGCCGCCAGCTCCAGCACCTCCGGCGGCGTCCGGGGAACAGCCTTGCGCGGTTCGGGAACCAGCGCGGCGAACCCGCCGCCGCGGTAGTCCCGCGTCCACCGGTCGATCGTGCCCCGGGACACCTTCACCTGCCGGCCGAACGGGTCCGTATGTTCCTTCTCCGCCAACTCCCGTGCCAGACGCCCGCGTTCACGGGTCGTCAGACTGTTGTCCAGCAGGTCCTGGATCAGGGCATAGCGGAACAGGCCGACCTGCCGGGCCTTCTCCGCCCGACGGCGGTCCTCGTCCTCACTCGATGCCATGCGCGGGCTCACCTCGCATCTCGATGCGTCTCCGTCTCCTCGCGGACGGACACGATCAAGACTTCCGGCACCTCCGATCGCCGCCCAGGGGCGGCCCGTGTTGATCAACTAGCAGGAAGAGAGCAGGTCAGAACGCGTCCCGTTATCGCGCGGCCGGCGAACTCCCACCGCGACACGGCGTTCATGTGGGACCACTTCGTCGTGGCCGCCCGATGGGCGGCCACGACTGCCGAGACGGCGTCCGCCAGCGGAGTCCCGGACGGATCGGGCATCACGGGATCGTCGGCGAGCGCGACCAGGGCGACGGTGAAGTACCGGCGAACGTCCTCGGCCCGGCTCGTGAAGCGTCGGGTCCAGCCGCGGACCGTGCCCTCGGCCAGGCCCAGATGGGCGGCGACCTGGCGGTGCCCCATGCCCAGGGCCGCTATCTCCAGCCCGGTCCCGATCACCTCGGCCGCATCCGCCCGGCGCGGCCAGATCACCTCCGGCAGCAGCACGTGCGTGACCTGGCAGCCCGAACACCTCGACCGGCGAGGGCGTACGAAGAAACGGGCCCCGAGATCACCCCGCACTTCCCTCGGCCGCCCGTGCCCCCACGGCCCGAGAGCCGCCCCGCACGACGGGCAGGCCAACTCACCCTCCCGCAACTGGCGTTCCACGCGTACGACATCGGCGTCGACGATGAGCACTCCGTACCTCCACCTCGTGCACACCGTGTCGTCGTGCACGAAGCAAGATCAGACTGCCCAACAAGATCGACACTCATGTCCACCGCGAGTGTCGCCAACCCCCGCCTTCGTACTCATACAGAGAGTCGTCCAACACCGGGACGAGTTGAGAAGGCTGCTGGGGCGAGGGTGTTCCATGTTGTGGATGGGGCAGATGTCGCCGCCCTTCGGTCGCCCGTTTCCGTGGGCTCGCTCCTGTCTGATACCAGAGCGCCCCCGCTTAACCCCGTTTGCGCCCTGCAGGGACGGGCCGGCCGCCGGTACTACCGAAACATGACGCGACAACGCCCGTATCCCAGCGACCTCTCCGATGCGCGCTGGGAACTGATCGGGCCCATCCTCACCACCTGGCGAGTCGAGCGCAGGGGCAGGGGTCTGGATATCGGCCGGCCACCCGAGCACGACCTGCGCCGCCTCATGGACGCCATCCTCTACGTCGACCGCACCGGCATTGCCTGGCGTTACCTGCCACACGACTTCCCGCCATGGGAAACGGTCTACGGCTACTTCGCCGCCTGGCAAAAGGAAGGCGTCTTCGACCAACTCAATGGCCTGCTGCGGCGCCTGGTGCGAGAGGCCGAAGGCCGCGACGGCGAGCCAACCGCCTGCGTGCTGGACGCGCAGAGCGTGAAGACCTCCGCGAACGTGCCCGCGACCAGCCAAGGCATCGACGCCGGCAAGAAATTCGCAGGCCGCAAGCGCCACATCGGGGTCGATACCCTCGGTCTGGGTCACCGCGGCGAGCGTCTCCGACAACGTCGGCGGCACACACCTGATGTCCCACATCGCCGCCAATCATCCACGCGTGACCAAAGCATGGGCCGACACCGGCTACCGCACCAAAGCCATCGACCACGGCGCCCGACTCGGCATCGACGTCGAAGGGGGCCTCCCCCTGAGTGGTGGACACGCTGATACTGGATCTGCTTGATCCGGAGGAAGCGAGAAGACCGCCGATGGCGATGAAGGACTATTCGGACGAGTTCAAGGCCGATGCCGTGGCCCTGTACGAGTCCACACCCGGGGCGACCTACAAGAGCATCGCCGCCGACCTGGGCATCAACCGGGCGACCCTGCGCGAGTGGGTGCTGCGGGACCGCGAACGCCGCGGTGTCACCGCCACGGCTGCAAAGCCGGCCGTCCAACCGGGGGCGGCGGTGCCGTCCGACGCTCCGGACGAGCGGATCCGGCAGTTGGAGGCCCGGGTGGCCGAGCTCGAGGCGAGTGAGCGGAAGCTCGCGACCGAGCGGGACATCCTCCGCAAGGCGGCCAAGTATTTCGCCGGAGAGACGAACTGGTGATCAGCCGCTTCCAGTTCGTCGACGACCACCGGGACACCTACGAGGTGAAGCGGCTCTGCCACGTCCTGGACGTGAACCGGTCCAGCTACTACAAGTGGCTCGCCGGCGCCGAGGCCCGGGCCGCCCGGCAGCACAAGGACCGGATCCTGGCCGAGGAGATCCGCGAGATCCACGGCGAGTCCGGCGGCGCCTACGGCTCCCCGCGAGTGACCGCCGAGCTCCGCGAGAAAGGACGGCGGGTCAACGAAAAGCGGGTCGCCCGGATCATGCGGACGTTCTCGATCACCGGCATCCGCCTGCGCAGACGCGTGCGCACCACCGTCCCGGACCCGGCAGCCTCACCGGTTGCGGACCTCTTCCAGCGGGACTTCACCGCCGCCGATCCGGGACGGAAGTACATGGGCGACATCACGTATCTCCCGCTCGCCGGCGGGGAGTTCCTCTATCTCGCGACCGTGCTGGACTGCTTCAGCCGCAAGGTCGTCGGCTGGTCCATGGCCGACCACATGCGCACCGGCCTGGTCGCCGACGCGCTGCGGATGGCAGCCGCGACCCGCGGCCGTCTGGACGGCGCCGTGTTCCACTCCGACCACGGGGCCCAATACGGATCCCGGGCCTTCGCCGACCTCTGCTACCAGCTCGGGGTCACCCGCTCGATGGGCGCGGTCGGCACCAGCGCCGACAACGCGGCCTGCGAAAGCTTCCACGCCTCCCTGAAACGCGAGACCCTCCAGGGCGCCCACGACTACGGTGACGCCGGCACCTGCCGCCGGACGGTCTTCGCCTGGCTGACCCGCTACAACACCCGCCGCCGGCACTCCGCCAACGGCCACCTCAGCCCCAACGAATACGAACACCGACACCACACCGCTAAACTCACGCTCGCCGTGTGATCAATAACCGCGTGCCCACCTTCACGGGGGAAGGCCCAAGTAGTCCAACGCGAGCCGGGCGTCAAAGGCTTCAAGGTGATCCCGCGGCGCTGGATCGTCGAGCGCACCTTCGGCTGGCTCATGCATCACCGCCGCCTGGCCCGCGACTACGAAACCCACCCGCACCGCTCCGAAGCCATAATCCACGTCGCGATGATCGACCTGATGAGCCGCAGACTCACCCGCGAATCCACCCCCAACTGGCGCGACACCTGAACCTCGAACCAAACAACCTCGCCGAGACAAAACACTCTTTAAGGACAGAAACTTCCACCAGGGCGCCATCTCGATCATAGAACGCCACTCCAGAGCTGACCCTGTTGCCCATTCGGTTACGCGGCGAGGCTGAGTTCGAGTCGGGCGAGGTGGCTGGTGTGGCGGCGGTCGAGTGGCCTGCCGTTCCACCAGGCGTTCAGGCGGATAAGGTTGAGGGCGACGGCGCTGTGGACGTGCTCGAGGTGGGTCTTGGCCAGGCCGCGGTAGCGGGCCCGGCGGCTGTCGGTGACGGCGATCGCTTGTCGCATGGTGCCCTCGACACCGGCGCGTAGGGCGTATGCGTCCTGCCAGTCCCGGTCGGCCTGTTCGGCGCGTGCGGTGCGCAGGGCCTCGGTCAGCGGGCGAGGGTTCAAGGTGAGCTGCCGGAAGCCCCGGCGGCTGGTGGTGCATAACTCGCGGACCGGGCAGGGGCCGCAGGTCGGCTTGGTGAAGGCGACCACGATCATCGGGTGGCCGTGCTGGGTGCACGGGCTCCAGGAGGAGCTGGTCTGTCCCTGGGGGCATGTGACCTGCTGGTACTTCCAGTCGATGGTGAACGCGTCGGCCTGGAAGCCCTGGGCGGCGCGGGCCTGGCGGGACTGGTCGAGCAGAACCGGGGTGATCAGCGTGATGCCGTAGGTCTTGCGGGACTTCACGATCAGTTCGGCGCTGGGGTAGCCGGAGTCGAGGTAGTGCTCGCCCGGAGGCAGGCCGCGGCGCTGAAGCTGCTGGTGGATGCCGTCCAGGGCCTTGGTGTCGGGGACGGTGGAGGCGGTGGTGGCCACGTTCGTGATCAGGTTCGGGGCGGTGCGCTCCTTCTCGGGCGCATCCGTGCAGCTCTCACTCACATGCAGCTTGAACCCGTTCCAGAAGGTGTCGCGCTTGGCGGACCAGCGGGCGTCGAGGTCGTAGGGGAAGCGATGCGCAGATGGCCGGGCGGCAGCCCGTCACCGCCCTCCTCGGTCCTGGTGCGGCGGGCCACCGCCTCGCGTCCGTTCTGCGCGGTGGTGCGGGTGTAGTTCTGCAGCAGCACGGTGCGCAGGGTCTGCACCGCGGGCAGCTCGCGCAGCCAGGGTTCGGAGCGCGGATCGTAGACGGAGCTGAGCAGGGCGAGGCCGTCGCGGGCGTAGGTCAGCGCGAGCTGGTCGCGCTTGGTGGCGGAGGAGGGCATGCGCCAGGTGTCGATGCGGGTGTCGTAGCGACGCGACCAGCCGGGCACGTCCAGCACGCCGGCGACCCAGTGCGGGGCCGCCACCGTCAACGCCTCCACTGCCGCGCGTACCGACTCACCCGCCAGCTCCAGGCGGTTCAGGTCCCGCACCGCGGAGACGATACGGGTGGAGTCGGTGCGCTGCTTGCCCCCGGCCCCGACCAGACCCTGCGCTTTCAGACGGGTCAGCAGCAGGTCCAGGACCTTCTCCTCCAGACCGTGCTCAACTACCCGAGTGCGGAACTGGGACAGCACGGTGAAGTCGAAGCCGGTGTCTTCCAGCCCCAGCCCCAACGCGTAGGCCCACGAGAGCCGGTCACGCACCGCCTCAGCGGCCTGGCGGTCCGTCAAGTTCTCCGCCATCTGGAACACCGTCACCAACGCCAGGCGCCCCGGAGACCAACCCGCCGGCCCCGTCTTGCCGAATGCAGCCGCGAACTCCTCGTCCGGGAACAGTTCCCCGAGCCGGTCGCGCACCGCCACCGGCAACGGCACCGCGCGTCCGTAGTTCTTCGCCCGGACCGCCCGCGTCACCACGGGATCCGGCTCCGGCCACGACCGCGGCTCCAACGACACGACCACTCCCACCCCGCGACCGGGGATCAGGAAGGAACCGGCCGCAGCACCAACCGTGCCAGCACAATCAAGCCGCTGTCAGCCCACAACCCGAATGGGCAACAGGGTCAGAGCTCCTTTCAAAGATGCGGTGAGGACGCGCCTGAGCAGGTCAGTGGTCCGCTCGTGGCCGGCGTCCCGGATGGTGGTGCGGATCTTCTTGCCGCATCGGGCACCCTCAAGGCCGAGGTCGCACGGCCACCGCATGATCTCCCGGGGCACAGCCCTTGGCGACCAAGCGGTGGCCGTTACGCTATCTGCCTGCCTGGCTTCGGCTACGACCTATTGGGTCGGATCCTCAGAAGGTGAGGCTCCAGCGCTGGAGATGGCCCGGTTCCCAGGAGCTGTAGATGCCCGGGGTGCCGTCGGTGACGCGCAGCTTCCAGGTGCCGACCTTCGTGACCGCCGAGGCGTCGACCGTGTAGGTCTCGTGCAGCTCGGGCACGGGCTCCCAGCCCGGTCCCCAGGGCTTGACGGAAATGACGGTGCCGTCCGGGCCGATCAGGTCGATGATCATGAAGTTGCTGAACTGATGGTCGAGGTCGACCGCGACCTTGAGGTCACTCGGGGCATGGCCTGGCTTCCCCTGGACGATCAGCGGGGACTCTGCCTTGCTCTCGAAGGGGATCAGATATGTGCTGGGGTTGACGAAGAAGCGCCCGCCGGATTCAAGAGAGGTCCAGGTGAACGAGAGCTTCCGGGTGTCCCCGACCGCGTTCCTGATGACGATGACAGTCTTGTAGTCGCCGGCCTTCTTGGGCGTGCCGGTGATCAGGCCGGTGGGGTGGTTGATCGACAGGCCGAGGGGGAGCTTCTTGGCGGAGTAGGTCAGCGGCCCCGGCTGGGTGCTGGAGGCGCTGAACTGGCGGCTGACCGGCTGGCCGACAGCCACCGGCTCGGTCGGCGGCGGCTCCACGGCGATGTGGTTGACGAAACGGTTTCCGACGTTGACGGCCGCCCAGGCGTTGGCAACGGCCTCGTAGGCGTTGCTTTGCGAGCCGTAGAGGTCGGCGGCGGCCTGGAGCGTCGCGGTCCGGGCGCCCGCGTAGTCGCTGGTGCTGGTCATGTAGACGGTGAGAGCGCGGTACACCACGTCGGCTGCGGCGGTCCGTCCAATCCCCGCCACCGGCAGCTTGTCGTATGTGGGGCTGTCGTAGTCCACGCCGTTGATGGTCTTCTGCCCGCTGCCCTCGGCAAGCAGGTAGAAGAAGTGGTCGCCCACCCCGGCCACCATGTGTGGTTCTTGCGACTTCGCCTGCGGCGTCCAGTAGTCCAGGGGCGCGTAGCCGACAGAGCTGATGCCGGCCTTGGAGGGGCGGTCCATGTAGCGGATGGGCTTGCCGTCGCCGTGCAGGTTGTCGAGCTCGGCCATCGTGTAGTCGGGCACGTCGTTCGGGTTGCCGGCGTAGAACTCGACGGCGGCGGCCATCATGTCGCTGATCGCCTCGTTGAGGCCCGGAGATTCACCGAAGTCGCCCAGACCGGCTGTGGAGGAGGTGACTCCGTGCGTCATCTCGTGCGCGGCGATGTCCAGG
This window encodes:
- a CDS encoding IS5 family transposase (programmed frameshift), with the translated sequence MANDLVPDDLWDRVAPLLPPRPPRRRRYPGRLPVEDRAALRGIVYVLRKGVSWADVPAERIGCSGVTAWRRLRDWTEAGVWPRLHEVLLADLRKTGLLDMDDAAVDGSHVRALKRGAHTGPSPVDRARPGSKHHLITDRHGTPLSVSLTGGNRHDVTQLIPLLDAIPHIRGARGRPRHRPKRLFGDRGYDYDKYRRLIRARGITPKVARKGTAHGSGLGKTRWVVERTFAWLHQFKRLRIRYEVRADLHLGLLQLACSIICLRRLRTSP
- a CDS encoding inositol monophosphatase family protein, which gives rise to MDHTFDAPPADRELLDFAVGLATRAGQVSAQGFFGEWGSRRKEDGSEVTEIDLAVEELVRDELARRMPEDAIYGEERGSTAGVSGRRWIIDPINGTTSFTRRWPLFSNDIAYEDEYGPAVGVINMPMSRQMVVAGRDLGCWVLTGESPDLKSGHRARVTERTSAGGARTQALNPAGWPEELLTALHRQVFLMASMGCIVDLVTGRADAVVIAGPPMGYEDVAPMPIIVSEAGGRVTDLGGGPVLEGDMTVLATNGLLHEAILDLVEGLPRSRDLYALDDGV
- the pyrE gene encoding orotate phosphoribosyltransferase — translated: MAWFRGGSRCPGGEGRLEDWMPVTHSDLARRIHAASHLTGRFTLRSGRTATEYFDKYRFEGDPVLLDEIARQMVPLVPSGTEVLAGLEMGGIPVVTALGRHTGLPCAFVRKQAKPYGTCRLAEGAEVEGRRVLVVEDVVTSGGQIVLSTADLRGLGAQVFEALCVIDREQGGADALAAEGIGLLSLLTAGDLRAAAA
- a CDS encoding ExeA family protein; its protein translation is MIDRVQGYYGFTRVPFGRDLAPSMLHQHNSHREAAARIAWCINNKAIGVVTGEVGAGKTVALKGAVSSLDPARFTVIYQPNPEVGMRGLYDRIVTSLGGTPKYQSAALAAQASAALAAEVDERGRTPAVVIDESHLLDHHELDAIRMLTNYDMDSTTPFAVLLIGQPTLRKRMKHGVLAALDQRIAISYQMPTMNKEETASYIKHHLTIAGRSDPLFSDDAVDLIHLTSRGLPRSVNNIALQSLIAAFADEKSIVDESSTRLAITETHATE
- a CDS encoding DDE-type integrase/transposase/recombinase; its protein translation is MASSEDEDRRRAEKARQVGLFRYALIQDLLDNSLTTRERGRLARELAEKEHTDPFGRQVKVSRGTIDRWTRDYRGGGFAALVPEPRKAVPRTPPEVLELAAALKRENPGRTAAQIQRILRTTQGWSPTERTLQRHFVNAGLTGTGGGETSVFGRFEATRANELWTGDALHGPKIGGRKTYLFAFIDDHSRAIVGHRFGFAEDTVRLAAALRPALSARGVPGSIYVDNGSAFVDTWLLRACASLAIRLTHSRPGRPQGRGKIERFFRTVRDQFLVELDEERVGQIEHFTELNRLFTAWVETVYHRAVHSETGQPPIERWLSSIPKPLPLPSTADLREAFLWSEFRTVTKTATVSLHGNSYEVDPSLAGMRIELVFDPFDLTDIEVRALGKALGKAVPHHVGRHAHPKASPETPAEPAPSTGIDYLRILDEAHTANTAKGINYSSLMDDSRGRQ
- a CDS encoding DUF6431 domain-containing protein — its product is MHDDTVCTRWRYGVLIVDADVVRVERQLREGELACPSCGAALGPWGHGRPREVRGDLGARFFVRPRRSRCSGCQVTHVLLPEVIWPRRADAAEVIGTGLEIAALGMGHRQVAAHLGLAEGTVRGWTRRFTSRAEDVRRYFTVALVALADDPVMPDPSGTPLADAVSAVVAAHRAATTKWSHMNAVSRWEFAGRAITGRVLTCSLPAS
- a CDS encoding IS3 family transposase (programmed frameshift) — its product is MAMKDYSDEFKADAVALYESTPGATYKSIAADLGINRATLREWVLRDRERRGVTATAAKPAVQPGAAVPSDAPDERIRQLEARVAELEASERKLATERDILRKAAKYFRRDELVISRFQFVDDHRDTYEVKRLCHVLDVNRSSYYKWLAGAEARAARQHKDRILAEEIREIHGESGGAYGSPRVTAELREKGRRVNEKRVARIMRTFSITGIRLRRRVRTTVPDPAASPVADLFQRDFTAADPGRKYMGDITYLPLAGGEFLYLATVLDCFSRKVVGWSMADHMRTGLVADALRMAAATRGRLDGAVFHSDHGAQYGSRAFADLCYQLGVTRSMGAVGTSADNAACESFHASLKRETLQGAHDYGDAGTCRRTVFAWLTRYNTRRRHSANGHLSPNEYEHRHHTAKLTLAV
- a CDS encoding transposase; this translates as MSESCTDAPEKERTAPNLITNVATTASTVPDTKALDGIHQQLQRRGLPPGEHYLDSGYPSAELIVKSRKTYGITLITPVLLDQSRQARAAQGFQADAFTIDWKYQQVTCPQGQTSSSWSPCTQHGHPMIVVAFTKPTCGPCPVRELCTTSRRGFRQLTLNPRPLTEALRTARAEQADRDWQDAYALRAGVEGTMRQAIAVTDSRRARYRGLAKTHLEHVHSAVALNLIRLNAWWNGRPLDRRHTSHLARLELSLAA
- a CDS encoding transposase: MSLEPRSWPEPDPVVTRAVRAKNYGRAVPLPVAVRDRLGELFPDEEFAAAFGKTGPAGWSPGRLALVTVFQMAENLTDRQAAEAVRDRLSWAYALGLGLEDTGFDFTVLSQFRTRVVEHGLEEKVLDLLLTRLKAQGLVGAGGKQRTDSTRIVSAVRDLNRLELAGESVRAAVEALTVAAPHWVAGVLDVPGWSRRYDTRIDTWRMPSSATKRDQLALTYARDGLALLSSVYDPRSEPWLRELPAVQTLRTVLLQNYTRTTAQNGREAVARRTRTEEGGDGLPPGHLRIASPTTSTPAGPPSATPSGTGSSCM
- a CDS encoding M4 family metallopeptidase, with the translated sequence MGALPQVKATTRPEARTVHLSPGQRRQLLDQAANAAPDTARSLNLGPHEKLIPKDVIRDADGTVHTRYERTYAGLPVIGGDLVVHQRQGARTVTYATKSKLTLPTTTAKVPAATAKKSALSKATSKGTRRAGSHTAPRQVVWMMDGRPKLAWETVVTGVQQDGSPSERHVVTDAANGTTLENSEHVESAQGNSLYSGQVTIGSTRQDDGTYALIDPEHGGHRTLDSSVNSNGVLFTADNDVWGDGTVANPQTAAVDAAYGAQTTWDFYNDRFGRNGIADDGRGSSSRVHYESQQGVPLANANWQDGCFCMSYGDGADGQHPVTSLDIAAHEMTHGVTSSTAGLGDFGESPGLNEAISDMMAAAVEFYAGNPNDVPDYTMAELDNLHGDGKPIRYMDRPSKAGISSVGYAPLDYWTPQAKSQEPHMVAGVGDHFFYLLAEGSGQKTINGVDYDSPTYDKLPVAGIGRTAAADVVYRALTVYMTSTSDYAGARTATLQAAADLYGSQSNAYEAVANAWAAVNVGNRFVNHIAVEPPPTEPVAVGQPVSRQFSASSTQPGPLTYSAKKLPLGLSINHPTGLITGTPKKAGDYKTVIVIRNAVGDTRKLSFTWTSLESGGRFFVNPSTYLIPFESKAESPLIVQGKPGHAPSDLKVAVDLDHQFSNFMIIDLIGPDGTVISVKPWGPGWEPVPELHETYTVDASAVTKVGTWKLRVTDGTPGIYSSWEPGHLQRWSLTF